A portion of the Kribbella jejuensis genome contains these proteins:
- a CDS encoding DUF6807 family protein, protein MGRTPKDTITITDVARVAEVSRATVSRVMNGRLSVAPEIVARVRAAAEQLNYRPSDLARSLSLGRTNMVALIVPDLGNPLFQQVLRGITNASATAGYKVLVAETDEHPEAEASIAIEARRRCDALIMVSPRMDEERLVELLPQVQPVILVNRQGPPEVASVVVDYGRAVRIVVDHLVGLGHRRLAFLSGPAASASNRLRLEALEIAEREIPGLDLVRLECGWSIEDGYAAVERVLDAQVTAVVAFNDLVAFGLLARLNEVGVAVPADLSVTGMDDIGLARFAVPSLTTVRVPQKDLGELAWQRLLASIAGPAGEAGDVPELRLAVRASTGPVPQARRAAATDDRIGWQQQGDIYELGSSAEMLARYEFGRRMPQVHAPRPYLHPVRTLGGHPLTEVSPVDHRHHYGLSLAVAQVNGTSHWGGRTYVRGQGPTLLTNHGQQRSRGVTLNDRELIDDIIWYDEQGRPQLVERRRLTGALAFGGWRLDWRSVLTARYGSIRIDSPATTGREGAGYGGIFWRLPFVDTTVLSADGDGPEAAFGSSSPWLAFVQGDVSLLLVQPDQVWPWFLRTTQYVGACPALAWDEPLALQPNQELALSLTAVLLDRPLDAAEARTLAGRL, encoded by the coding sequence GTGGGCCGGACACCGAAGGACACCATCACGATCACCGACGTGGCGCGGGTCGCCGAGGTGTCGCGCGCCACCGTGTCCCGGGTGATGAACGGCCGTCTCAGTGTCGCCCCCGAGATCGTAGCCCGGGTGCGGGCCGCCGCGGAGCAGCTCAACTACCGGCCGAGCGACCTGGCCCGGAGCCTGTCGCTGGGCCGGACCAACATGGTCGCGCTGATCGTCCCCGACCTCGGCAATCCGCTGTTCCAGCAGGTCCTGCGCGGCATCACGAACGCGTCCGCCACGGCCGGGTACAAGGTGCTGGTCGCCGAGACCGACGAGCATCCGGAGGCCGAGGCCTCGATCGCGATCGAGGCGCGGCGGCGCTGCGACGCGCTGATCATGGTCTCGCCGCGGATGGACGAGGAGCGCCTGGTCGAGCTGTTGCCGCAGGTGCAGCCGGTGATCCTGGTCAACCGCCAAGGACCACCGGAGGTGGCGTCGGTCGTGGTCGACTACGGCCGCGCCGTCCGGATCGTCGTCGACCACCTGGTCGGGCTCGGGCACCGCCGGCTCGCGTTCCTCTCCGGCCCGGCGGCGAGCGCGTCGAACCGGCTAAGGCTGGAGGCGCTCGAGATCGCCGAGCGGGAGATCCCCGGTCTGGATCTGGTCCGGCTAGAGTGCGGCTGGTCGATCGAGGACGGGTACGCCGCGGTGGAACGGGTGCTCGACGCGCAGGTGACGGCAGTTGTCGCGTTCAACGATCTGGTCGCGTTCGGGCTGCTGGCGCGGCTCAACGAGGTCGGGGTCGCCGTACCGGCCGACCTGTCCGTGACCGGGATGGACGACATCGGCCTCGCGCGGTTCGCCGTACCGTCGCTGACCACCGTGCGGGTACCGCAGAAGGACCTCGGCGAGCTGGCATGGCAGCGGTTGCTCGCGTCGATCGCGGGACCGGCGGGCGAGGCGGGCGACGTACCCGAGCTGCGGCTGGCGGTGCGGGCGAGTACCGGACCGGTGCCGCAGGCGCGCCGGGCCGCGGCGACCGACGATCGGATCGGGTGGCAGCAGCAGGGCGACATCTACGAGCTCGGGAGTTCCGCGGAGATGCTCGCGCGGTACGAGTTCGGCCGGCGGATGCCGCAGGTCCACGCCCCCCGGCCGTACTTGCATCCCGTCCGGACGCTCGGCGGCCATCCGTTGACCGAGGTCAGCCCGGTCGACCACCGGCACCACTACGGCCTCTCGCTCGCCGTCGCGCAGGTCAACGGCACGTCCCACTGGGGCGGGCGCACGTACGTACGCGGCCAAGGCCCGACCCTGCTGACGAACCACGGGCAGCAACGCAGCCGAGGCGTGACGCTCAACGACCGGGAGCTGATCGACGACATTATCTGGTACGACGAGCAGGGTCGGCCGCAACTGGTCGAGCGCCGCCGTCTCACCGGGGCGCTCGCGTTCGGCGGCTGGCGGCTCGATTGGCGCAGCGTGCTCACGGCCCGGTACGGCTCGATCCGCATCGACAGCCCGGCCACGACGGGCCGCGAGGGAGCGGGGTACGGCGGGATCTTCTGGCGGCTGCCCTTCGTCGACACCACGGTGCTGAGCGCCGACGGTGATGGTCCTGAGGCGGCGTTCGGATCGTCGAGTCCGTGGCTTGCCTTCGTGCAAGGCGATGTCAGCTTGCTGCTCGTGCAGCCCGATCAGGTCTGGCCGTGGTTCTTGCGGACGACGCAGTACGTCGGCGCGTGTCCGGCGCTCGCGTGGGACGAACCGTTGGCGCTGCAACCGAATCAGGAGCTCGCGTTGTCGTTGACCGCAGTACTGCTGGACCGTCCGCTCGATGCGGCCGAGGCTAGAACGTTGGCAGGCCGGTTGTAG
- a CDS encoding thiazole synthase has product MDDPLELGGRTYASRLIMGTGGSANLEVLEEALIASGTQLTTVAMRRLGTGHEGSVLDVLKKHNIDVLPNTAGCHTAAEAVLTAKLAREALETDLIKVEVVADDHLLLPDPIELLDAVDALVADGFTVLPYTNDDPILARRLEQAGCAAVMPLAAPIGSALGIRNPHNIALIAEAAGVPVIVDAGIGTASDAALAMELGCDAVMLATPVTRAEKPALMAAAMRDAVTAGRNARLAGRVPRRWQSALASSPTTGLPTF; this is encoded by the coding sequence ATGGACGATCCACTGGAGCTCGGCGGGCGGACGTACGCCTCCCGGCTGATCATGGGCACCGGCGGTTCCGCCAACCTGGAAGTGCTGGAGGAGGCATTGATTGCCTCCGGCACCCAACTCACCACGGTCGCGATGCGCCGGCTCGGTACCGGCCACGAGGGCTCGGTGCTCGACGTACTGAAGAAACACAACATCGACGTGCTGCCCAACACGGCCGGCTGTCACACCGCCGCCGAGGCCGTGCTGACCGCGAAGCTGGCCCGCGAGGCGCTGGAGACCGACCTGATCAAGGTCGAGGTCGTCGCCGACGACCACCTGCTGCTACCGGATCCGATCGAGCTGCTGGACGCCGTGGACGCCTTGGTGGCCGACGGTTTCACCGTCCTCCCGTACACCAACGACGACCCGATCCTGGCCCGGCGCCTCGAGCAGGCGGGCTGTGCCGCGGTGATGCCGTTGGCCGCACCCATCGGTTCCGCGCTCGGCATCCGCAACCCGCACAACATCGCGCTGATCGCCGAGGCGGCGGGAGTCCCGGTGATCGTGGACGCCGGTATCGGTACGGCGAGCGACGCTGCACTGGCGATGGAGCTCGGCTGCGACGCGGTGATGCTCGCGACCCCGGTCACCCGTGCTGAGAAACCCGCCCTGATGGCCGCCGCGATGCGCGACGCGGTCACCGCGGGCCGCAACGCCCGTCTCGCCGGCCGCGTCCCGCGCCGCTGGCAGTCCGCGCTCGCCTCCTCCCCTACAACCGGCCTGCCAACGTTCTAG
- the thiS gene encoding sulfur carrier protein ThiS has translation MESVWVNGTAVDVPPDKSVAELVDEYSDRSTGIAVAVNQSVLTKAEWARTTLRPGDRVEIVSATQGG, from the coding sequence ATGGAGTCGGTGTGGGTGAACGGTACGGCGGTCGACGTGCCGCCGGACAAGTCGGTGGCGGAGCTCGTCGACGAGTACTCCGACCGCAGCACCGGGATCGCGGTCGCGGTGAATCAGAGCGTGCTGACCAAGGCCGAGTGGGCGCGGACCACGTTGCGCCCGGGCGACCGGGTCGAGATCGTCAGCGCGACCCAGGGAGGCTGA
- a CDS encoding glycosyl hydrolase, producing the protein MRRTLALAFAALLITIGTITPAHAATLALTPITLGNVFTDGQPVKVGLNTDAASVTWSAADVNGTVVATGSQAAAGTLQVSVTTRGWYKLTVQAGTATAQTTFAILSPLSTAPVAGLSTSRVGDFENTAEGWTFYPGSEYPGATGSFALDTTDDHSGSSSGKLSGNFSAGGAYVSVNRTLPQVAASSVSFWAKTPNLSFLTFRITDSTGQVHQQRLTLSGATDWQPLSVTKFDGGKQYTHFGGANDGVWHSPAKSIEIVLDKGAISGATNSSVNLDDLTLNTLASTPTTPLGDYESAAEGWSFYPGSEFPGATGSLTYDTASSHAGAQSAKLSGDFSGGGNYVAVQRTFVPIDAKSLSLWVKSSQLSSLGLRVTDATGQVHQQRLAISGTAWQQLNVTRFDTGSGYLHFGGADDGIWHGPAKAITLTLDKSAINGGGTTASVNVDAVAVTTSPTYQGAGTHFAGTWSTDPMPLLVQSGARTARDEAYWSAIETTVGTYSFPAKYTSYLQSFQSNGLDPLLIADYGNAKYDDVAGNDVDAPFTDAGRAGFANYADKLATQYPQVQNLAIWNEWDVNAAGPSNFTPDSYLALLKATYPKLKANHPGLTIVGGGDTDVTQQAWFQQFCQLGGLKYLDVVSVHPYNYLNAPESLGTFIDQVRATIRQYNGGVDKPVWITEAGWYTGAGSAAPVSEPTQAMYMAREMLNVPGHDVDRFYMYDFKNDGTNPAAQENNFGLIHNEADALGAYTPKPSYVAYATAARQLRGATFLGKEYPGNGLIDQVYAAGDGTPFRAIWAASGSNTTVTVNATGPVQVTSLYGLTTTQTPNANGQITVTVGVWPTYISGATVTSITTP; encoded by the coding sequence ATGCGACGTACCCTTGCGCTCGCCTTCGCAGCGCTACTCATCACCATCGGCACCATCACCCCCGCCCACGCCGCGACCCTTGCGCTCACCCCGATCACCCTCGGCAACGTGTTCACCGATGGCCAGCCGGTCAAGGTCGGCCTGAACACCGACGCCGCGTCCGTCACTTGGTCGGCCGCCGACGTCAACGGCACCGTCGTCGCCACCGGCAGCCAGGCCGCGGCCGGCACGCTCCAGGTGTCGGTCACCACCCGCGGCTGGTACAAGCTGACCGTCCAGGCCGGTACGGCGACCGCTCAGACGACGTTCGCCATTCTCAGCCCGCTCAGTACGGCGCCCGTCGCGGGCCTGAGCACCAGCCGCGTCGGCGACTTCGAGAACACTGCCGAGGGCTGGACCTTCTACCCGGGCAGCGAATACCCCGGCGCCACCGGAAGCTTCGCGCTCGACACGACCGACGACCACTCCGGCAGCAGCTCCGGCAAGCTGTCCGGCAACTTCAGCGCCGGCGGTGCGTACGTCAGTGTCAACCGGACGCTGCCACAAGTAGCCGCGAGCAGCGTGAGCTTCTGGGCGAAGACGCCGAACCTGTCGTTCCTCACGTTCCGCATCACCGACTCGACCGGGCAGGTCCACCAGCAGCGGCTGACGTTGTCGGGCGCAACCGACTGGCAGCCGCTGAGCGTCACGAAGTTCGACGGCGGCAAGCAGTACACCCATTTCGGCGGAGCGAACGATGGCGTCTGGCACAGTCCGGCGAAGTCGATCGAGATCGTGCTGGACAAGGGCGCGATCAGCGGCGCGACGAACAGCAGCGTCAACCTCGACGACCTGACGCTCAACACGCTCGCGTCCACGCCGACGACGCCGCTCGGCGACTACGAGAGCGCCGCGGAGGGCTGGTCGTTCTACCCGGGCAGCGAGTTCCCGGGCGCGACCGGCAGCCTCACCTACGACACCGCTTCCTCGCACGCCGGCGCCCAGTCCGCCAAGCTCAGCGGCGACTTCTCCGGCGGCGGAAACTACGTCGCGGTGCAGCGGACGTTCGTACCGATCGACGCCAAATCCCTTAGCCTGTGGGTGAAATCGAGCCAGCTCTCGTCGCTCGGGCTGCGCGTGACCGATGCGACAGGTCAGGTGCATCAGCAACGGCTCGCCATTTCGGGTACGGCGTGGCAGCAGTTGAACGTCACCAGGTTCGACACCGGCAGCGGCTACCTGCACTTCGGCGGCGCGGACGACGGGATCTGGCACGGGCCGGCGAAGGCGATCACGCTGACGCTGGACAAGAGCGCGATCAACGGCGGCGGTACGACGGCATCCGTCAACGTCGACGCGGTCGCCGTCACCACCTCCCCGACGTACCAAGGAGCGGGTACGCACTTCGCCGGCACGTGGAGCACGGACCCGATGCCGCTGCTCGTCCAGTCCGGGGCGCGGACCGCGCGCGACGAGGCGTACTGGTCGGCCATCGAGACCACCGTCGGCACGTACAGCTTCCCGGCGAAGTACACGTCGTACCTGCAGTCGTTCCAGTCCAACGGGCTCGACCCGCTGCTGATCGCGGACTACGGCAACGCGAAGTACGACGACGTGGCGGGCAACGACGTCGACGCGCCGTTCACCGACGCCGGCCGGGCCGGGTTCGCGAACTACGCGGACAAACTGGCGACGCAGTACCCGCAGGTCCAGAACCTGGCGATCTGGAACGAGTGGGACGTGAACGCCGCCGGCCCGTCGAACTTCACCCCGGACAGCTACCTTGCGTTGCTCAAGGCAACGTATCCGAAGCTGAAGGCGAACCACCCGGGCCTGACGATCGTGGGCGGCGGTGACACCGACGTCACCCAGCAGGCGTGGTTCCAGCAGTTCTGCCAGCTCGGCGGGCTGAAGTACCTCGACGTCGTGTCGGTGCACCCGTACAACTACCTGAACGCGCCGGAGAGCCTCGGCACGTTCATCGACCAGGTGCGGGCGACGATCCGGCAGTACAACGGCGGCGTGGACAAGCCGGTCTGGATCACCGAGGCCGGTTGGTACACCGGCGCCGGCAGCGCGGCACCCGTGTCCGAGCCGACGCAGGCGATGTACATGGCCCGCGAGATGCTCAACGTCCCCGGCCACGACGTCGACCGCTTCTACATGTACGACTTCAAGAACGACGGCACCAACCCGGCGGCCCAGGAGAACAACTTCGGCCTGATCCACAACGAAGCCGACGCGCTCGGCGCCTACACCCCGAAACCGTCGTACGTCGCCTACGCCACGGCGGCGCGGCAACTCCGCGGCGCGACGTTCCTCGGCAAGGAGTACCCGGGGAACGGGCTGATCGACCAGGTGTACGCAGCAGGAGACGGTACGCCGTTCCGCGCGATCTGGGCCGCCAGCGGTTCGAACACGACCGTCACGGTCAACGCCACCGGCCCGGTGCAAGTCACCAGCCTGTACGGACTGACCACTACGCAGACGCCGAACGCGAACGGCCAGATCACCGTCACCGTGGGTGTTTGGCCGACCTACATCTCCGGAGCAACGGTCACCTCGATCACCACCCCGTAG
- a CDS encoding ArsR/SmtB family transcription factor: MLTYVLDSEDLADVRFAVSPVAEMVLSLRALRDPGRFPLQLGWVRAVQPKLQELDWDVLRWLVNDTMGSPDFLTPRPTSPLTQLTDELDIIANVDPDTFNEQLAAVHGELPEGLSTTTVVEALKHYWQTMMAPYWSRMRTLLSADISYRGHVLTQYGTGAMLNGLGPAITYADGLLKVDRVAAISRTEKINGRGLVLQPTLFGPHAVIPFDPGADPLLGYPPRGQANLWSVAEPPSHQDLAQLIGTPRARILDLLTHPRTTTDLAGELQVTPSAVSQHLQLLRRTGLVEPQRIGKQVLYRPTELAALLTGTDLSR, encoded by the coding sequence ATGCTGACGTACGTCTTGGACTCGGAGGATTTGGCTGACGTACGGTTTGCGGTTTCGCCGGTGGCGGAGATGGTGTTGTCGCTGCGGGCGTTACGCGATCCGGGGCGGTTCCCGTTACAGCTCGGGTGGGTGCGGGCCGTACAGCCAAAACTCCAAGAGCTCGACTGGGACGTACTGCGGTGGCTGGTCAACGACACCATGGGGAGTCCGGACTTCCTCACGCCGCGGCCGACGTCGCCGCTCACGCAGCTCACCGACGAGTTGGACATCATCGCCAACGTCGACCCCGACACGTTCAACGAGCAGCTCGCGGCAGTACACGGCGAGCTCCCGGAAGGCCTCAGCACAACAACTGTCGTCGAAGCACTGAAGCACTACTGGCAGACGATGATGGCGCCGTACTGGAGTCGCATGCGCACCCTGCTCTCCGCAGACATCAGCTACCGCGGCCACGTCCTCACGCAGTACGGCACCGGCGCCATGCTCAACGGGCTCGGCCCCGCCATCACGTACGCCGACGGGCTCCTCAAGGTCGACCGTGTGGCAGCCATTAGCCGTACCGAAAAGATCAACGGACGCGGACTGGTACTCCAACCGACGCTCTTCGGACCACACGCAGTCATCCCGTTCGACCCTGGCGCCGACCCGCTGCTCGGCTACCCGCCGCGCGGCCAGGCGAACCTGTGGTCGGTAGCCGAGCCCCCGTCCCACCAGGACCTCGCTCAACTGATCGGTACGCCGAGAGCCCGCATCCTCGATCTACTGACCCACCCCCGCACCACGACTGACCTGGCCGGCGAGCTCCAGGTGACCCCGTCCGCCGTCAGCCAACACCTCCAACTGCTGCGCCGTACCGGCCTCGTGGAACCGCAGCGCATCGGCAAGCAGGTCCTCTACCGCCCGACCGAACTCGCCGCGCTGCTGACCGGGACCGACCTGAGCCGTTGA
- a CDS encoding pyridoxamine 5'-phosphate oxidase family protein translates to MGFRTMDNDEMADFLARPLVAVFAIDDPGWSPHVTPVWFHHLPDTNRFQVMTPGRSKKTRLFRSGSGQLSLSIQTADGPTASYVNMQGTAELLPLDDKLLHAMVEKYLQPADRAAYLANPPEDSMFNITPRRITTGVIS, encoded by the coding sequence ATGGGCTTTCGAACGATGGACAACGACGAAATGGCCGACTTCCTCGCGCGCCCGCTGGTAGCGGTGTTCGCGATCGATGATCCGGGCTGGTCACCACACGTGACACCGGTCTGGTTCCACCACCTGCCCGACACCAACCGCTTCCAGGTGATGACGCCTGGGCGGTCCAAGAAGACCAGGTTGTTCCGCTCCGGCTCCGGCCAACTCTCCCTCTCAATCCAAACCGCCGACGGCCCAACCGCCTCCTACGTCAACATGCAGGGCACCGCCGAGCTCCTGCCCCTCGACGACAAGCTGCTGCACGCGATGGTCGAGAAGTACCTCCAGCCGGCAGACCGAGCCGCCTACCTAGCCAACCCACCCGAAGACTCAATGTTCAACATCACCCCCCGCCGCATCACCACCGGCGTGATCAGCTGA
- a CDS encoding YceI family protein — MISVDEYVLDPTRTRIAFTATHRWGTRVHGHFTTFEGGTRAGNPWLTVQLDSLDTANPRRDTQLRRDFFDTKSHPTMTFETTSITQVSTSRYDVTGNLTIRGDTHPLTIPFTVTETPETLQATATTTLNRHTWHTNWNTFTTALVRPTVVIDLAVTATHR, encoded by the coding sequence ATGATCTCCGTCGACGAGTACGTCCTGGACCCAACCCGAACCCGAATCGCCTTCACCGCCACCCACCGCTGGGGCACCCGCGTCCACGGCCACTTCACCACCTTCGAGGGCGGCACCCGCGCGGGCAACCCCTGGCTGACCGTCCAACTAGACAGCCTGGACACCGCCAACCCCCGCCGAGACACCCAACTCCGAAGAGACTTCTTCGACACGAAGTCCCACCCGACGATGACCTTCGAAACAACCTCGATCACACAGGTTTCCACGTCCCGCTACGACGTCACGGGCAACCTCACGATCCGCGGCGACACGCACCCCCTGACGATCCCCTTCACCGTCACCGAAACCCCCGAAACCCTCCAAGCCACCGCCACAACCACGCTCAACCGCCACACCTGGCACACCAACTGGAACACCTTCACCACAGCCCTCGTACGCCCAACCGTGGTGATCGACCTAGCAGTGACCGCGACCCACCGCTAG
- a CDS encoding G5 domain-containing protein — protein MGEPAGLVSTRVVVSPPASSAPPVSSKPSVGSVGPVTPKAKMTTTEEVVEFRVIPFKKRTVTDDSLATGEKRVRTAGVDGTRRLTYQVTYVDGVQTAKRLVRQEVAKEPRTQVVVVGTKVDEPAQSSDCDPNYSGCVPIASDVDCAGGSGNGPEYVQGPIRVIGTDIYRLDADHDGIACE, from the coding sequence GTGGGTGAGCCGGCGGGGTTGGTCAGTACGCGGGTCGTGGTCTCGCCGCCGGCCAGCAGTGCGCCGCCGGTGAGTAGCAAGCCGTCGGTGGGGAGCGTGGGGCCGGTTACGCCGAAGGCGAAGATGACCACGACCGAAGAGGTCGTGGAGTTTCGGGTGATTCCGTTCAAGAAGCGGACGGTGACGGATGACTCGTTGGCCACGGGTGAGAAGAGGGTGCGTACGGCGGGGGTCGATGGGACGCGGCGGTTGACGTACCAGGTGACGTACGTGGACGGCGTGCAGACGGCCAAGCGCCTCGTTCGGCAGGAGGTGGCGAAGGAGCCGCGGACGCAGGTGGTGGTCGTGGGAACGAAGGTGGACGAGCCGGCGCAGTCGAGCGACTGCGATCCGAACTACTCCGGCTGTGTACCGATCGCGAGCGATGTGGACTGCGCGGGAGGCAGTGGGAACGGGCCCGAGTACGTCCAAGGTCCGATCAGGGTGATCGGTACCGACATCTACCGGCTCGACGCCGACCACGACGGCATCGCTTGCGAGTAG
- a CDS encoding tyrosine-type recombinase/integrase has product MIDSKGRKAHRAIANFRDFNGEIVRVERRGRTKGAATSKLQNALRERAKMGKAGTWTPNHRFNEVADAWVQEIDELVQDGSRSPRTVQSYKSVLKKHVRPALGELRLAEVTTARVDTFIHKVKAKSGVPTAKLCRSVTSGVMGLAVRSGPLDANPVREIRRIESSRRKKLARSLTVEQVELWLKSVSENERAVKSDIPDLSLFMLSTGVRIGEALALIWADVDLSAGVVDIDWTIGRVTGQGLLRGVTKSEAGERTLGLPDRAQDMLRRRFSAGVKLDWPVFPNSIGGFRDPNNTLRDLRKVRAEIESLEWVKSHNFRKTLATLLDDAGHSARQIADQLGHSRVSMTQDGYLGRKIRNAGAVEALNAVLGTGPGGQPDEQKGGKSVG; this is encoded by the coding sequence GTGATCGACTCCAAGGGCCGCAAGGCACACCGTGCGATTGCCAACTTTCGGGATTTCAATGGTGAGATCGTTCGTGTCGAAAGGCGCGGTAGGACCAAGGGTGCTGCAACATCCAAGCTGCAGAACGCCCTGCGAGAGCGTGCCAAGATGGGCAAGGCTGGTACGTGGACGCCGAACCACCGCTTCAACGAGGTCGCCGACGCGTGGGTCCAAGAGATCGATGAACTCGTGCAGGACGGATCTCGATCACCGCGGACTGTGCAAAGCTACAAGTCCGTGTTGAAGAAGCATGTTCGTCCGGCGCTCGGAGAACTGCGGCTCGCTGAGGTGACCACCGCTCGCGTGGACACGTTCATCCACAAGGTCAAGGCGAAATCCGGGGTCCCGACCGCCAAGCTCTGCAGGAGCGTCACGTCCGGCGTGATGGGCTTGGCTGTTCGAAGCGGACCGCTTGATGCCAACCCCGTACGTGAGATTCGGCGGATCGAGAGTTCACGTAGGAAGAAGCTCGCACGATCCCTAACCGTTGAACAAGTCGAGTTGTGGCTGAAGTCCGTCTCGGAGAACGAGCGCGCTGTGAAGTCGGACATTCCCGACTTGAGCCTGTTCATGCTCAGTACCGGCGTTCGGATCGGCGAAGCTCTGGCGCTCATCTGGGCCGACGTAGACCTGTCGGCTGGCGTGGTCGATATCGACTGGACGATTGGTCGGGTGACGGGGCAGGGCCTTCTCCGGGGCGTGACCAAGTCTGAGGCTGGAGAGCGGACACTCGGTCTTCCTGATCGGGCTCAGGATATGCTCCGTCGCCGATTCTCAGCAGGCGTGAAGCTCGATTGGCCGGTGTTCCCGAACAGCATCGGCGGATTCCGCGACCCGAACAACACGCTCCGGGATCTCCGCAAAGTGCGAGCCGAGATCGAATCGCTGGAGTGGGTCAAGTCACACAACTTCCGGAAGACGCTCGCGACCCTGCTGGACGACGCCGGCCATTCGGCACGGCAGATCGCAGACCAGCTCGGGCACAGCCGAGTCTCGATGACGCAGGACGGATACCTCGGTCGAAAGATCCGCAACGCTGGTGCCGTCGAGGCCCTCAACGCCGTCCTCGGCACTGGTCCCGGAGGGCAACCTGACGAGCAAAAGGGTGGCAAAAGTGTGGGCTGA
- a CDS encoding helix-turn-helix transcriptional regulator, producing MPKHRDDRLWSIEDLSEFLGVPVPTLYKWRTTGYGPKGVRIGRYVRYQQEVVYGWLKSLDGAA from the coding sequence GTGCCGAAGCATCGAGACGATCGGCTGTGGAGCATCGAGGACCTGTCCGAGTTCCTCGGCGTACCGGTGCCGACCCTGTACAAGTGGCGTACGACTGGGTATGGCCCGAAAGGCGTTCGCATCGGTCGATACGTTCGCTACCAACAGGAAGTCGTGTACGGCTGGCTCAAGTCGCTCGACGGGGCTGCGTAG